From Triticum urartu cultivar G1812 chromosome 2, Tu2.1, whole genome shotgun sequence, a single genomic window includes:
- the LOC125538361 gene encoding DDT domain-containing protein DDB_G0282237 isoform X2 yields MPLFKRTPFFLLDPPKDLDPKEKVFQVRFTKEIFRDYQEYLNRLNLYRKRVWTCKVSGKSNLTYEEALVSEQRAAEKAQQLPRELMSPVLQMIQYSTLNLTDLVNKIYGSLQENLFEGLELHAKRDGSEAACKILKVIGSGKTTSYEVGWIGQDNAITSTSVLRADDLIRKKAPCGRNMLKIFVRESTSQNSPWIVHMNLAKKYGIPTEPPKDMINGEGLSKARKRLANGTAEDASKRSKKDEEQVVPVKYPIDDLLVKPVADDPLLSKRCPASTDFKVPISSVGDLLMVWDFCMSFGRLLCLSPFSLSDLENAICHKETNLVLLVEIHTALLNLLINDEGEYFEFIQNKNRKSKVSLVTWKEYLCDFMEMTSISSNISTVRRGHYGLVPTSLKLEILRELVDEAIATIAVKEKLDERIDQQHALAAEKREIARKSKEEQKLIMEVATEKEMNQANAVQDGNENVNSQLVAKEGNERKNAPTSKMGDAKLHLGRHLEKELLDQSVRTSPLGKDRYYNRYWFFRREGRLFVESADSKEWGYYSTKEELDALIGSLNIKGIRERALKQQLDKFYNKISNAVEKRLKEVTHQLLVEEAVLRRSSRVHAHPKDSPSTSFLEYVNTWKPVQKRNRSKDDRAT; encoded by the exons ATGCCTCTCTTCAAGAGGACACCTTTCTTCTTACTGGACCCACCAAAGGACTTGGATCCCAAGGAGAAGGTGTTCCAAGTTCGATTTACTAAGGAGATATTTCGAGATTACCA GGAGTACCTGAATAGGTTGAACCTTTACCGTAAAAGGGTTTGGACATGTAAGGTGTCTGGAAAATCTAATTTAACCTATGAGGAAGCTTTGGTCTCAGAGCAGCGGGCTGCAGAGAAGGCTCAACAGTTGCCAAGAGAGCTTATGTCTCCTGTTCTCCAGATGATCCAATACA GTACACTTAACTTAACTGACCTTGTCAACAAGATATATGGCAGTCTGCAAGAGAATCTGTTTGAAGGATTAGAATTACATGCTAAAAGAGATGGTTCGGAGGCTGCTTGCAAGATTCTGAAGGTTATAGGTTCAGGTAAAACCACAAGCTATGAGGTGGGCTGGATTGGTCAAGACAATGCAATTACCAGCACTTCAGTTCTCAGAGCCGACGATCTAATTCGCAAGAAAGCACCTTGTGGTCGTAATATGCTCAAGATTTTTGTCAGGGAATCAACATCACAAAACTCTCCATGGATCGTACATATGAATCTTGCAAAGAAATATGGCATACCCACTGAGCCTCCAAAAGACATGATT AATGGTGAAGGATTGTCCAAAGCAAGGAAAAGACTAGCGAATGGGACTGCAGAAGATGCCAGCAAAAGGTCAAAGAAAG ATGAGGAGCAAGTAGTACCAGTTAAATACCCAATCGATGATCTTTTAGTAAAGCCGGTGGCAGATGACCCTCTTTTGTCAAAGAGATGCCCAGCATCCACAGATTTCAAAGTCCCTATAAGTTCTGTGGGAGATCTCCTGATGGTCTGGGATTTCTGCATGTCTTTTGGGAGGCTTTTATGCTTGTCGCCGTTTTCCTTGTCAGATCTGGAGAATGCAATTTGCCACAAAGAAACCAATCTTGTTCTTCTTGTGGAAATACACACTGCACTTCTCAATTTGCTTATTAATGATGAAGGCGAATATTTTGAGTTTATCCAGAACAAGAACAGAAAATCAAAG GTATCTCTAGTCACCTGGAAGGAGTATCTATGTGATTTCATGGAAATGACAAGTATCTCCAGTAACATATCAACAGTACGGAGGGGTCACTATGGTCTTGTTCCCACTAGCCTGAAACTTGAAATCCTACGGGAATTGGTAGATGAAGCCATTGCAACTATTGCTGTAAAAGAGAAATTAGACGAACGCATTGATCAGCAACATGCACTTGCAGCAGAAAAAAGAGAGATTGCTAGAAAGAGTAAGGAAGAGCAGAAGCTGATCATGGAAGTGGCAACAGAAAAGGAAATGAATCAGGCAAATGCTGTACAGGATGGCAACGAGAATGTTAATAGCCAGCTTGTGGCAAAAGAAGGGAACGAGAGGAAAAACGCTCCCACCAGCAAAATGGGAGATGCGAAATTGCATCTG GGGAGGCATCTGGAGAAAGAACTACTGGACCAATCAGTACGAACTAGTCCTCTTGGAAAAGACAGATACTATAACAGGTATTGGTTTTTTAGGCGTGAAGGAAGACTTTTTGTTGAAAGTGCAGATTCCAAAGAGTGGGGGTACTATAGCACCAAGGAAGAG CTTGATGCGCTCATTGGGTCTTTAAACATTAAAGGCATAAGGGAGAGAGCACTCAAACAACAGCTTGACAAGTTCTACAACAAGATAAG TAATGCTGTGGAGAAGAGATTGAAGGAGGTGACACATCAGTTGTTAGTTGAAGAGGCTGTGTTGCGGCGTTCATCTCGTGTACATGCTCATCCAAAGGACAGCCCTTCTACGTCATTCCTCGAGTATGTCAACACATGGAAGCCTGTTCAAAAGAGAAACAGATCGAAAGATGACCGAGCTACTTAG
- the LOC125538361 gene encoding DDT domain-containing protein DDB_G0282237 isoform X1: MPLFKRTPFFLLDPPKDLDPKEKVFQVRFTKEIFRDYQEYLNRLNLYRKRVWTCKVSGKSNLTYEEALVSEQRAAEKAQQLPRELMSPVLQMIQYSTLNLTDLVNKIYGSLQENLFEGLELHAKRDGSEAACKILKVIGSGKTTSYEVGWIGQDNAITSTSVLRADDLIRKKAPCGRNMLKIFVRESTSQNSPWIVHMNLAKKYGIPTEPPKDMINGEGLSKARKRLANGTAEDASKRSKKDEEQVVPVKYPIDDLLVKPVADDPLLSKRCPASTDFKVPISSVGDLLMVWDFCMSFGRLLCLSPFSLSDLENAICHKETNLVLLVEIHTALLNLLINDEGEYFEFIQNKNRKSKVSLVTWKEYLCDFMEMTSISSNISTVRRGHYGLVPTSLKLEILRELVDEAIATIAVKEKLDERIDQQHALAAEKREIARKSKEEQKLIMEVATEKEMNQANAVQDGNENVNSQLVAKEGNERKNAPTSKMGDAKLHLDGNGNVNSQLVAKEGKERKNAPASKMGDVKLHLGRHLEKELLDQSVRTSPLGKDRYYNRYWFFRREGRLFVESADSKEWGYYSTKEELDALIGSLNIKGIRERALKQQLDKFYNKISNAVEKRLKEVTHQLLVEEAVLRRSSRVHAHPKDSPSTSFLEYVNTWKPVQKRNRSKDDRAT; this comes from the exons ATGCCTCTCTTCAAGAGGACACCTTTCTTCTTACTGGACCCACCAAAGGACTTGGATCCCAAGGAGAAGGTGTTCCAAGTTCGATTTACTAAGGAGATATTTCGAGATTACCA GGAGTACCTGAATAGGTTGAACCTTTACCGTAAAAGGGTTTGGACATGTAAGGTGTCTGGAAAATCTAATTTAACCTATGAGGAAGCTTTGGTCTCAGAGCAGCGGGCTGCAGAGAAGGCTCAACAGTTGCCAAGAGAGCTTATGTCTCCTGTTCTCCAGATGATCCAATACA GTACACTTAACTTAACTGACCTTGTCAACAAGATATATGGCAGTCTGCAAGAGAATCTGTTTGAAGGATTAGAATTACATGCTAAAAGAGATGGTTCGGAGGCTGCTTGCAAGATTCTGAAGGTTATAGGTTCAGGTAAAACCACAAGCTATGAGGTGGGCTGGATTGGTCAAGACAATGCAATTACCAGCACTTCAGTTCTCAGAGCCGACGATCTAATTCGCAAGAAAGCACCTTGTGGTCGTAATATGCTCAAGATTTTTGTCAGGGAATCAACATCACAAAACTCTCCATGGATCGTACATATGAATCTTGCAAAGAAATATGGCATACCCACTGAGCCTCCAAAAGACATGATT AATGGTGAAGGATTGTCCAAAGCAAGGAAAAGACTAGCGAATGGGACTGCAGAAGATGCCAGCAAAAGGTCAAAGAAAG ATGAGGAGCAAGTAGTACCAGTTAAATACCCAATCGATGATCTTTTAGTAAAGCCGGTGGCAGATGACCCTCTTTTGTCAAAGAGATGCCCAGCATCCACAGATTTCAAAGTCCCTATAAGTTCTGTGGGAGATCTCCTGATGGTCTGGGATTTCTGCATGTCTTTTGGGAGGCTTTTATGCTTGTCGCCGTTTTCCTTGTCAGATCTGGAGAATGCAATTTGCCACAAAGAAACCAATCTTGTTCTTCTTGTGGAAATACACACTGCACTTCTCAATTTGCTTATTAATGATGAAGGCGAATATTTTGAGTTTATCCAGAACAAGAACAGAAAATCAAAG GTATCTCTAGTCACCTGGAAGGAGTATCTATGTGATTTCATGGAAATGACAAGTATCTCCAGTAACATATCAACAGTACGGAGGGGTCACTATGGTCTTGTTCCCACTAGCCTGAAACTTGAAATCCTACGGGAATTGGTAGATGAAGCCATTGCAACTATTGCTGTAAAAGAGAAATTAGACGAACGCATTGATCAGCAACATGCACTTGCAGCAGAAAAAAGAGAGATTGCTAGAAAGAGTAAGGAAGAGCAGAAGCTGATCATGGAAGTGGCAACAGAAAAGGAAATGAATCAGGCAAATGCTGTACAGGATGGCAACGAGAATGTTAATAGCCAGCTTGTGGCAAAAGAAGGGAACGAGAGGAAAAACGCTCCCACCAGCAAAATGGGAGATGCGAAATTGCATCTG GACGGCAACGGGAATGTTAATAGCCAGCTTGTGGCAAAAGAAGGGAAGGAGAGGAAAAACGCTCCCGCCAGCAAAATGGGAGATGTGAAATTGCATCTG GGGAGGCATCTGGAGAAAGAACTACTGGACCAATCAGTACGAACTAGTCCTCTTGGAAAAGACAGATACTATAACAGGTATTGGTTTTTTAGGCGTGAAGGAAGACTTTTTGTTGAAAGTGCAGATTCCAAAGAGTGGGGGTACTATAGCACCAAGGAAGAG CTTGATGCGCTCATTGGGTCTTTAAACATTAAAGGCATAAGGGAGAGAGCACTCAAACAACAGCTTGACAAGTTCTACAACAAGATAAG TAATGCTGTGGAGAAGAGATTGAAGGAGGTGACACATCAGTTGTTAGTTGAAGAGGCTGTGTTGCGGCGTTCATCTCGTGTACATGCTCATCCAAAGGACAGCCCTTCTACGTCATTCCTCGAGTATGTCAACACATGGAAGCCTGTTCAAAAGAGAAACAGATCGAAAGATGACCGAGCTACTTAG